The following are encoded in a window of Syngnathus scovelli strain Florida chromosome 4, RoL_Ssco_1.2, whole genome shotgun sequence genomic DNA:
- the dmxl2 gene encoding dmX-like protein 2 isoform X1: protein MHLHQVLTGAVNPGDCCYSVGSVNDVPFTAYGSGCDVVILASDFECVQIIPGAQNGNIQVGCVECSHQLGRIAASYGNTVCIFEPLSTNPNKRHKHLNYQWQKTGQFFLDAITYNLAWDPQGNRILAATERLQLWAPPLADALIEEEDGQASEEKLHPVLNDWNCVWQCKTAASVHVAKWSPDGEYFATVGKDDCLLKVWYPTTGWRSAVVVQDPADKKPPAVHFSFVYLAHPRSVTGMSWRKTSKYMPKGSVCNVLLTSCEDGVCRLWSETLLPEDSLLGGQISENTHSFSSSLPGLAGNKDKIQHALESIHHLKHLRRGRRRSSALVAHSELLPSQLGTQDAHTHRHIAHHANALCHFHISASINPNTDIPSMLADSTLFNTDDGTGAGGFVVHWLNNKDLSFTCSMDLFMLQLRKYSEQQLDHATEDPLDPEGSPLKFDFDLDEMSDKGSSELGEEAETGEQGSTKASSPGSSSSLPLPSMLLERRMEILITEWNKSPDMLFTIHPTDGSFLVWHVKYLDEFNQGIFRQVQVSFSSRIPVAFPTGDANSLSKNILMYACTLTERESFRAGDQGRMVQHVAHSASASAGLGLPALASSYFPNPGTSPAVMMVSKHVDGSLNQWAVTFAEHSAFSNVMTVSHKFRYCGHRFHLNDQACHTVLPLLLTSSHHNALLTPPSAPGSMDGEQPPTFPLPKGLPRKQLRNAATRTFHDPNAIYSELILWRVDHIGPLSCTGGVSELARINSLHTSAFSNVAWLPSLVPSSVLGTYCNSASACFVASDGKNLRLYQAVVDARKLLDELSDPETSKLVGEVFNIVSQQSTARPGCIIELDVITNQCGSTTQLLHVFQEDFILGYKPQKEPDTHTTAFPSGEDYHPPPFSEKFFLVVIEKDLNRNSVLQMWHLHLQSVQACVDDLNEDSSFQSQLMVPNQVMNPDSSPETSPIRPLPRSASTVNLQSASKLILSSKLVYSKRLDLPHGVEVTRATPSAGHLSSSSIYPVCLAPYLIVTTCSDSRVRFWRCAVEGDHGDSDNEQDKRMYRWEPWALMNEEEDNNSAVFVSGRPVAVSCSYIGRLAVAFKQPRQGQISGKDFSMHVSIYECESTGGSEWVLEQTLHLEEFNKPSSTLDPRVSVDSNLFVYSRSDLYMSRDHNSPNIKHYVHLDWLSKEDGSHILTVGVGSNILMYGRISGMVNEQTSSKEGVAVITLPLGGSIKQGIRSRWILLRAVDLLSSVDGTPSLPVSLSWVRDGILVVGMDCEMHVYAQWHQDKKPGLGEEGNLSSADIAGGQTATSSAVFEGRTRSKSVFEGSTAVDEALRAPAGLQEGGLFEAAHSLSPTLPQYHPTQLLELMDLGKVRRAKAILAHLVKCIAGEVAVVRDVEAGEGGARRHLSRTISVTGSTAKDTIVAGRDGGRDYTEINSIPPLPLYALMLADEDTSFKGAEETVKGPKVANGEAGHISAEDQYADLFQVPTVTTDDFVNFATDKPEKKSRVINLSQYGPAYFGPEHAQVLSSHLMHSSLPGLTRLEQMFLVALADTVATTSAEVTSSTDKQYTGGEALDECGLRYLLAMRLHTCLLTSLPPLYRMQLLHQGLSTCHFAWAFHSEAEEELLNMIPAMQRGDPQWSELRAVGVGWWIRNINTLRKMVEKLGKAAFQRHNDPLDAALFYLAMKKKAVLWGLFRSQHDEKMTQFFKNNFSEDRWRKAALKNAFSLLGKQRFEQSAAFFLLAGSLKDAIEVLLEKMEDLQLAMIVARLYEADFENSSTCQGLLYEKVLGCDRDGSHYHCSRLHPDPFLRSIAYWIMKDYTQALDTLLERTPKDDDDNPDVMVKSCNPVVFSFYNYLRTHPLIIRRHFASSEGTATTVGLTAEKSSADEINLIERKLFFTTANAHFKVGCPVLALEVLSKIPKVTKKSGSSPLSKASSKANVNSSLLLERTTGMDWASPAPPAWGGDDNAGGMDWSQPIGKSEDDELKLDWGDDKDDDEDDNEDCLTMKKLETETKAQGTFETKLQRDDSQGESEVDVIAEQLKFRACLKILMTELRTLATGFEVDGGKLRFQLYSWLEKEIAAIHNICNYKVEGKEQESEAENWVERAASVDISDDMFERIDACAYERHQMERRRLQAKQQHSERRKAWLRKNQALLRVFLSYCSLHGAKGGGVTSVRMELLFLLQESQQEITVKQLQSPLPLPTTLPLLSACIATTKTVIANPVLHLSNHIHDILHTITLMEAPPHPDIIDDRVNALHTLAASLSACIYQALCDSHSYSSQTEANQFTGMVYQGLLLSERKRLRTESIEEHITPNSAPAQWPGVSSLISLLTSAREEDQPRLNVLLCEAVMAVYLALLIHGLGTHNSNELFRLAAHPLNNRMWAAVFGGGAKVIIKPKRPEAPPVPADFEAARPEESQESRRPEQGNLTQTPKPIPYETQCPKQYPPLVSRGGGPGTVAPATKTSLVPTQPPAEDGDRYRRRFNMRMLVPGRPVKETPAAPPPLPTERPTYREKFIPPELSMWDYFVAKPFLPLSESNALCDSDESGAEDDEDDDDAFLSDTQMTEHSDPNSYSWALIRLVMVKLFHHSIKNFLPITGLDFADLPVTSPFTNAVLKTLENWEHILLETMNKFDGPPPNYINTYPTDLSAGGGPAILRHKAMLEPDNTPFKTKNHQSFPARRLWHFLVKQEVLQETLIRYIFTKKRKQSESVDNHTDHVRPNCVAGGSGPNKVEADLGYPGGKAKIIHKESDIIMAFAINKANSNEIVLASTHDVQEVDVSTLVAVQPYTWIGEDFDKESRSSDDVDYKSSHTNIAQASSGPFAPPQIPVSASMPWLGSGQTSMGASVIMKRNLNNVKRMTSHPIYQYYMTGAQDGSVRMFEWNRPQQLICFRQAGNARVTRLYFNSQGNKCGVADGEGFLSLWQVNQTSSNPKPYLSWQCYTKTCGDFAFITSSSLIATAGQSNDNRNVCLWDTLISPSNTMVHAFPCHENGATVLQYAPKQQLLITGGRKGFVCVFDIRQRQLLHTFQAHDSAIKALALDAFEDFFVTGSAEGNMKVWKLAGHGLMHSFGSEHAKQSIFRNIGAGVMQVETRPSNRIFTCGADGTLKMRVLPDRYNIPSSLVDVL from the exons GCTTATGGCTCAGGTTGTGACGTGGTGATCTTGGCTAGTGACTTCGAGTGTGTGCAGATAATCCCAGGAGCACAGAATGGGAACATTCAGGTGGGCTGTGTGGAGTGCTCCCATCAGCTCGGCAGG ATTGCTGCCTCCTATGGAAACACAGTCTGCATCTTTGAACCTCTCTCTACCAACCCAAACAAACGGCACAAG CATCTTAACTATCAGTGGCAAAAGACAGGGCAGTTCTTCCTTGACGCCATCACCTACAACCTGGCCTGGGACCCACAGG GGAACCGTATCCTAGCAGCAACCGAGCGGCTCCAGCTGTGGGCCCCACCGCTGGCAGACGCCCTAATTGAAGAGGAGGATGGCCAGGCGTCTGAGGAAAAGCTCCATCCCGTTCTTAATGACTGGAACTGCGTCTGGCAGTGCAA GACTGCTGCATCTGTGCACGTTGCCAAGTGGTCCCCTGATGGAGAGTACTTTGCAACAGTTGGAAAG GATGACTGTTTACTCAAAGTGTGGTATCCCACCACGGGCTGGCGTTCCGCAGTGGTCGTTCAGGACCCCGCGGATAAGAAACCACCCGCCGTTCACTTCTCTTTTGTTTACCTGGCCCATCCTCGCTCGGTCACTGGTATGTCCTGGAGGAAGACTAGCAAGTACATGCCAAA GGGTTCGGTGTGCAATGTTTTGCTGACATCTTGTGAGGATGGCGTGTGTAGGCTGTGGTCTGAGACCCTGCTTCCAGAAGACAGCTTGCTTGGGGGGCAAATATCTGAGAACACGCACTCGTTTAGCTCTAGCTTGCCAGGCTTGGCAGGCAACAAGGACAAGATTCAACATGCCTTGGAG TCTATTCACCACCTGAAGCATCTGCGTCGGGGAAGGCGACGATCATCTGCTTTGGTAGCTCACAGTGAGCTGCTCCCCTCTCAGCTTGGCACGCAGGATGCACACACTCATCGCCACATTGCTCATCATGCCAACGCATTGTGTCACTTCCACATTTCAGCCAGCATTAATCCCAACACAG ACATCCCATCAATGCTGGCAGACTCTACGCTCTTCAACACAGATGATGGCACCGGGGCAGGAGGATTTGTGGTTCATTGGCTTAATAATAAAGATCTAAGCTTCACCTGCTCGATGGATCTTTTTATGCTACAGCTTCGCAAGTACTCTGAACAGCAGCTAGATCATGCAACAGAAGACCCCCTGGACCCCGAAGGATCCCCTTTGAAGTTTGACTTTG aCCTGGATGAGATGTCTGACAAAGGCTCATCTGAACTTGGAGAGGAAGCGGAGACAGGGGAGCAGGGAAGCACAAAGGCATCCTCACCAGGATCCAGCTCCAGCTTGCCTTTGCCCTCAATGCTCCTGGAAAGGAGGATGGAGATTCTAATCACAGAGTGGAATAAGAGTCCTGACATGTTGTTCACCATCCACCCAACTGATGGCtctttccttgtttggcatgtcaAGTACTTGGATGAATTTAACCAAGGGATCTTCCGACAGGTTCAG GTGTCGTTTTCCTCCCGTATCCCAGTGGCATTTCCTACAGGCGATGCCAACTCTCTGAGTAAAAACATCTTGATGTATGCCTGTACTTTGACCGAGAGGGAGAGTTTCAGAGCAGGCGATCAAGGAAGGATGGTTCAACATGTCGCTCACTCTGCCTCAGCCTCGGCCGGCCTTGGCTTGCCTGCATTAGCCTCTTCTTATTTTCCTAATCCCGGCACTAGTCCTGCAGTTATGATGGTCTCCAAGCATGTTGACGGATCTCTTAACCAG TGGGCCGTGACATTCGCTGAGCACTCCGCATTCTCCAATGTGATGACCGTATCCCACAAATTTCGCTATTGCGGCCACCGTTTCCATTTGAATGACCAAGCCTGTCATACAGTGCTGCCACTGCTGCTCACATCCTCGCACCATAATGCACTGCTTACACCTCCCTCGGCTCCTGGAAGCATGGATGGGGAACAACCTCCCACTTTTCCCCTTCCGAAGGGACTTCCAAG GAAGCAGCTTCGCAATGCAGCGACAAGGACCTTCCATGACCCCAATGCCATCTACAGTGAACTCATCTTGTGGCGAGTGGATCACATTGGACCACTGTCATGCACCGGAGGGGTCTCCGAACTGGCTCGGATCAACTCGCTGCACACCTCTGCTTTCAGCAATGTTGCTTGGCTGCCTTCACTTGTCCCCAGCTCTGTACTTG GAACATACTGTAATAGTGCCAGTGCCTGCTTTGTGGCATCAGATGGTAAGAACCTTCGTCTGTACCAAGCGGTGGTCGATGCCAGAAAGCTACTAGATGAACTCTCAGATCCGGAAACATCT AAACTAGTTGGTGAAGTCTTCAACATTGTCAGTCAGCAGTCTACCGCCAGACCTGGCTGTATCATAGAGCTGGATGTCATTACAAACCAG TGTGGTTCCACCACGCAGCTGCTCCATGTCTTCCAAGAGGACTTCATTCTAGGTTACAAACCTCAAAAAgaaccagacacacacacaactgcttTTCCATCTGGTGAAG ATTACCACCCTCCACCATTTTCGGAGAAGTTTTTCCTGGTGGTGATAGAAAAGGATCTCAACAGGAACTCAGTGCTACAAATGTGGCACTTGCACCTCCAGTCTGTTCAGGCCTGTGTTG ATGATCTGAACGAAGATTCTAGCTTCCAGAGCCAGCTCATGGTTCCCAATCAAGTCATGAATCCCGACTCATCTCCAGAGACCTCCCCTATCAGGCCTCTTCCACGCTCAGCCTCCACAGTCAACTTGCAGTCAGCCAGCAAACTCATCCTTAGTTCCAAACTGGTGTACAGCAAGCGACTAGACCTGCCTCATGGGGTAGAGGTTACCAGAGCCACACCGTCTGCTG GTCATCTCAGTTCCTCCTCCATCTACCCCGTCTGCTTGGCTCCTTATCTGATTGTGACTACCTGCTCTGACTCTCGGGTGCGGTTCTGGCGTTGTGCCGTGGAGGGTGATCATGGAGATAGTGACAATGAGCAGGACAAGAGGATGTACCGCTGGGAGCCGTGGGCTCTAATGAACGAAGAGGAAGACAACAACAGCGCTGTGTTTGTGTCAGGGCGGCCTGTTGCCGTGTCATGCTCCTACATTGGTAGGCTGGCTGTGGCTTTTAAACAGCCACGTCAAGGACAG ATTTCTGGGAAAGATTTCTCCATGCATGTGTCTATCTATGAGTGTGAATCAACTGGTGGTTCAGAGTGGGTTTTGGAGCAAACTCTCCACTTGGAAGAATTCAACAAACCCTCATCAACCTTGGACCCGAGAGTCAGCGTGGACTCTAACCTCTTTGTTTACAGCAG GTCGGACCTGTACATGAGCCGAGACCACAACTCACCCAACATCAAGCATTACGTCCATTTGGATTGGTTGTCAAAAGAAGAtggctctcacatccttacagTGGGGGTTGGATCCAACATTCTTATGTACGGTCGAATCTCTGGCATGGTCAATGAGCAGACAAGCAGCAAAGAAGGTGTGGCTGTCATCACCCTTCCCCTAGGGGGCAGTATCAAACAGGGGATCCGCTCTCGCTGGATCCTGTTAAGGGCAGTGGACCTGCTGTCCTCTGTGGATGGTACTCCTTCCCTGCCAGTCTCACTCTCTTGGGTGAGGGATGGCATCTTGGTGGTGGGCATGGATTGTGAGATGCATGTGTATGCCCAGTGGCACCAGGACAAGAAGCCTGGTTTGGGAGAGGAGGGCAACCTATCATCTGCAGACATTGCTGGAGGTCAAACCGCAACTTCTTCCGCAGTCTTTGAAGGGAGAACCAGGTCTAAGAGTGTTTTTGAAGGAAGCACCGCAGTGGATGAGGCCCTACGTGCCCCAGCTGGACTTCAAGAGGGTGGACTTTTTGAGGCAGCACACTCCCTGTCCCCAACTCTACCCCAATATCATCCCACCCAGTTGCTTGAGCTCATGGATTTGGGAAAGGTTCGCCGCGCCAAG GCCATTCTCGCTCATTTGGTGAAGTGTATTGCTGGGGAGGTTGCTGTAGTAAGAGATGTAGAGGCAGGTGAGGGTGGAGCCAGAAGACATCTGTCCAGAACCATCAGTGTGACCGGCAGCACCGCAAAAGACACCATCGTAGCCGGTCGTGACGGAGGAAGGGACTATACCGAAATCAACTCCATCCCCCCACTGCCTCTCTACGCGCTCATGTTGGCTGACGAAGACACATCCTTCAAGGGGGCAGAAGAAACTGTCAAAGGACCCAAAGTGGCCAACGGTGAGGCAGGGCACATTTCGGCCGAGGACCAGTATGCTGACCTCTTCCAG GTGCCAACAGTCACCACAGACGACTTTGTGAACTTTGCCACTGACAAACCTGAGAAGAAATCTCGTGTTATCAACCTCTCACAGTACGGTCCTGCCTACTTTGGACCAGAACATGCACAG GTGTTGTCCAGTCACCTTATGCATTCCAGCCTCCCTGGACTAACCCGACTCGAGCAAATGTTCTTGGTGGCCCTTGCTGACACGGTAGCAACCACTAGTGCTGAGGTCACCAGCTCCACTGACAAACAATACACAG GAGGCGAGGCTCTGGACGAGTGTGGACTGAGGTACCTGCTGGCCATGCGTCTTCATACTTGCCTGCTCACCTCTCTGCCCCCACTTTACCGCATGCAGCTTCTTCACCAAG GTCTGTCAACATGCCATTTTGCCTGGGCCTTTCACTCTGAGGCAGAGGAGGAGCTGCTGAATATGATTCCGGCCATGCAGAGAGGTGACCCCCAGTGGTCTGAACTCCGAGCTGTTGGTGTTGGTTGGTGGATACGCAACATCAACACCTTGCGGAAAATGGTGGAGAAG TTGGGCAAAGCTGCATTCCAGAGGCACAATGACCCCTTAGATGCTGCTCTCTTCTACCTGGCCATGAAGAAAAAGGCTGTCCTGTGGGGGCTCTTCAG ATCCCAACATGATGAGAAGATGACTCAGTTCTTCAAGAATAATTTCAGTGAAGACCGGTGGAGGAAGGCAGCTCTAAAAAATGCTTTTTCCCTGCTTGGAAAGCAACGCTTTGAACAGTCGGCTGCTTTCTTCCTGCTGGCTGGATCACTCAAAGATGCAATAGAG GTGTTGCTGGAGAAGATGGAGGACCTCCAGTTAGCCATGATAGTTGCTCGGCTGTATGAGGCAGACTTTGAGAATTCATCCACGTGCCAAGGCCTCCTTTATGAGAAGGTTCTTGGATGTGACAGGGACGGAAGTCATTACCACTGTTCTAGACTTCACCCTGACCCGTTCCTGCGCAGTATAGCGTACTGGATAATGAAGGATTACACCCAAGCCCTGGACACACTCTTAGAGCGCACCCccaaagatgatgatgataatcctG ATGTGATGGTCAAATCTTGCAACCCTGTAGTGTTCAGTTTCTACAACTATCTAAGAACCCACCCACTCATCATCCGGCGGCACTTTGCGAGTTCAGAGGGTACAGCAACCACAGTGGGGCTCACTGCAGAAAAAAGTAGTGCGGATGAGATCAACCTCATAGAGCGCAAATTGTTCTTCACCACAGCAAATGCACATTTCAAG GTGGGCTGCCCCGTTCTGGCCCTCGAGGTTCTCTCCAAAATTCCCAAAGTCACCAAGAAATCAGGCTCCTCTCCCCTGAGCAAGGCTTCATCCAAGGCCAACGTAAACTCAAGCCTGCTATTAGAACGGACCACAGGTATGGACTGGGCTTCCCCTGCTCCCCCGGCTTGGGGAGGAGATGACAATGCAGGTGGGATGGACTGGAGCCAACCCATTGGCAAGTCGGAAGACGATGAGCTAAAGCTCGACTGGGGGGATGACAAGGACGATGATGAAGACGACAATGAGGATTGTCTGACGATGAAGAAACTTGAAACTGAAACGAAAGCACAGGGAACTTTTGAAACTAAACTACAGAGAGATGACTCACAG GGTGAGTCTGAGGTGGATGTGATAGCAGAGCAGCTGAAGTTCCGTGCCTGCCTAAAAATCCTAATGACAGAGTTGCGCACACTAGCCACCGGCTTTGAGGTGGATGGAGGCAAACTTCGTTTTCAGCTCTACAGTTGGCTGGAAAAGGAGATTGCAGCCATTCATAACATCTGCAACTACAAG GTGGAAGGCAAGGAGCAAGAGTCAGAAGCAGAGAACTGGGTGGAACGAGCAGCATCCGTGGATATATCAGATGACATGTTTGAGAGAATAGACGCCTGTGCCTATGAGCGTCACCAAATGGAGCGACGGCGCCTTCAAGCTAAGCAGCAGCATTCAGAAAGGCGCAAGGCTTGGCTGAGGAAGAACCAGGCCCTCCTCCGGGTTTTCCTCTCTTACTGCAGTCTTCATGGAGCCAAGGGCGGAGGAGTCACCTCTGTACGCATGGAGCTCCTGTTCCTTCTGCAGGAAAGCCAACAG GAGATCACAGTGAAGCAGCTGCAGTCTCCCCTCCCTCTTCCAACTACCTTGCCTCTGCTCTCGGCCTGCATTGCCACCACCAAAACCGTCATAGCCAACCCCGTGCTTCATCTCAGCAACCACATTCATGATATCTTGCACACCATCACCCTCATGGAGGCTCCGCCGCATCCAGATATCATAGATGACCGG GTAAATGCTCTACACACACTGGCAGCATCTCTGTCTGCTTGCATCTATCAGGCACTTTGTGACAGCCATAGTTACAG CAGCCAGACAGAGGCCAATCAGTTTACTGGAATGGTGTACCAGGGGTTGTTGCTCAGTGAGAGGAAACGACTCCGCACAGAAAGCATAGAGGAACATATCACTCCAAACTCTGCTCCTGCGCAGTGGCCAG GTGTGTCGTCCCTGATTTCTCTGTTGACGTCTGCCAGGGAGGAGGACCAGCCAAGACTCAACGTGCTACTGTGTGAAGCAGTCATGGCTGTTTATCTAGCCTTGCTCATCCACGGCTTGGGCACCCACAACAGCAATGAACTCTTCCGCCTTGCCGCACATCCTCTCAACAACCGCATGTGGGCCGCAGTCTTTGGAGGAGGGGCCAAAGTCATAATAAAGCCAAAGAGGCCCGAGGCCCCACCAG TGCCAgctgattttgaggcagccaggcCAGAGGAGTCTCAGGAGTCACGAAGACCTGAGCAGGGCAACCTCACCCAAACCCCCAAACCCATTCCTTATGAAACCCAGTGTCCCAAACAGTACCCCCCTCTCGTTTCAAGGGGAGGTGGGCCAGGCACTGTGGCACCAGCAACTAAGACCAGCT TGGTGCCCACTCAGCCCCCAGCTGAGGATGGGGACCGATACAGGCGCAGATTTAATATGAGGATGCTGGTACCTGGTCGCCCTGTGAAGGAAACGCCAGCCGCCCCACCTCCGCTGCCCACAGAGAGACCCACGTACAGGGAGAAATTTATTCCCCCAGAGCTGAGCATGTGGGACTATTTTGTGGCCAAA cCCTTCCTGCCATTGTCAGAGAGCAATGCTTTGTGCGACTCTGACGAAAGTGGAGcagaggatgatgaagatgatgatgacgcTTTCCTTTCTGACACACAGATGACTGAGCACTCTGACCCCAACTCCTACAG CTGGGCTCTGATCCGGTTGGTTATGGTGAAACTGTTTCATCACTCTATTAAGAACTTCCTCCCTATCACTGGGCTTGACTTTGCAG ACTTGCCAGTCACTTCGCCGTTCACAAAcgctgtgttgaagaccctcgaAAACTGGGAACACATTTTATTGGAGACCATGAATAAATTTGATGGTCCACCTCCCAACTACATTAACACTTACCCTACTGACCTCAGTGCTGGAGGCGGTCCTGCCATACTGCGACACAAGGCCATGCTGGAGCCAGACAACACTCCTTTTAA AACAAAAAATCATCAGTCCTTTCCAGCTCGACGCCTGTGGCATTTTCTTGTCAAACAGGAAGTTCTTCAGGAGACCTTAATTCGTTACATCTTTACCAAGAAAAGGAAGCAGAGTGAG TCTGTAGACAACCATACGGACCATGTAAGGCCAAACTGCGTAGCTGGAGGTAGCGGTCCCAACAAG GTGGAGGCAGATCTGGGCTACCCGGGAGGCAAAGCAAAAATCATTCACAAGGAGTCGGACATAATCATGGCATTTGCAATCAACAAG GCTAACTCAAATGAAATAGTGCTGGCCTCCACCCATGATGTCCAGGAAGTTGATGTGTCAACGCTGGTGGCTGTGCAACCCTACACCTGGATCGGAGAGGACTTTGATAAGGAGTCACGCAG CTCTGACGACGTGGACTACAAATCATCTCACACCAACATTGCCCAAGCCAGCTCTGGTCCCTTTGCGCCACCGCAGATCCCCGTGTCCGCATCCATGCCATGGCTGGGCAGTGGCCAGACCAGCATGGGGGCCAGCGTG ATCATGAAGAGAAATCTTAATAACGTCAAGAGAATGACCTCCCACCCCATATATCAGTAtt ACATGACCGGAGCTCAGGATGGCAGTGTGAGAATGTTTGAATGGAACAGACCTCAGCAGCTCATCTGCTTCAGACAAGCAGGCAACGCTCGTGTCACTCGACTCTATTTCAACTCCCAGGGCAACAAG TGCGGAGTCGCTGACGGAGAGGGATTTCTCAGCCTGTGGCAAGTCAACCAAACATCATCCAACCCCAAACCCTACCTG AGTTGGCAATGTTACACAAAGACCTGCGGAGATTTTGCTTTCATCACATCCTCGAGCCTCATCGCCACTGCTGGACAGTCGAACGATAACAG AAATGTGTGTCTGTGGGACACGCTGATTTCACCCAGCAATACCATGGTCCACG CCTTCCCATGTCACGAGAATGGAGCCACTGTACTGCAGTATGCGCCTAAACAGCAGCTACTGATCACTGGGGGCAGAAAGGGCTTTGTGTGCGTCTTTGATATCCGCCAGAGACAACTGCTCCATACTTTCCAAGCCCACGACTCAGCCATCAAGGCGCTAGCTTTGGACGCCTTCGAGGACTTCTTTGTCACTGGCTCTGCCGAGGGCAACATGAAG GTGTGGAAGCTGGCTGGCCACGGGCTGATGCACTCCTTCGGCAGTGAGCACGCCAAACAATCCATCTTCCGCAACATCGGCGCCGGCGTCATGCAGGTGGAAACACGTCCCAGTAATCGCATATTCACTTGTGGGGCGGACGGCACCCTGAAGATGAGGGTCCTCCCCGACCGCTACAATATCCCCAGCAGCTTGGTCGACGTCCTGTAA